A single window of Polaribacter sp. SA4-10 DNA harbors:
- a CDS encoding dienelactone hydrolase family protein has product MKLIEATQKVEIDLGDVRLKGILTIPENVRGIVVFSHGSGSSHLSPRNNFVANLLNEKRFATLLFDLLTEREDSLYEKRFDIVLLTKRLIKVTQWLKNNYSTSSINDIGYFGASTGSASALKAAVFFGNSIKAVVSRGGRTDLAGNDLSKIKSPTLFIVGGLDAVVIELNRMAYNKLKCEKQLEIVQEASHLFEEYGKLEEVTKLTIDWFSKYLKN; this is encoded by the coding sequence ATGAAACTGATTGAAGCAACCCAAAAAGTAGAAATTGATTTAGGTGATGTCAGGCTTAAAGGAATTTTAACAATTCCTGAAAACGTAAGAGGAATTGTAGTTTTTTCTCATGGAAGTGGAAGCAGTCATTTGAGTCCAAGAAATAATTTTGTTGCCAACTTACTTAATGAAAAAAGATTTGCAACATTACTTTTCGATTTGTTAACTGAAAGAGAAGATTCTCTTTATGAAAAGAGATTTGATATTGTTTTATTAACTAAAAGATTAATTAAAGTTACCCAATGGCTTAAAAATAATTATTCAACTTCATCAATTAATGATATTGGGTATTTTGGAGCAAGTACAGGAAGTGCATCCGCCTTAAAAGCTGCAGTATTTTTTGGGAATTCAATAAAGGCTGTTGTTTCAAGAGGCGGAAGAACAGATCTTGCAGGTAACGATTTAAGTAAGATAAAATCGCCTACACTTTTTATAGTTGGGGGTTTGGATGCTGTTGTAATTGAACTAAATCGTATGGCATACAATAAATTAAAATGTGAAAAGCAACTTGAAATTGTTCAAGAAGCATCACATCTATTTGAAGAATATGGAAAACTAGAAGAAGTAACGAAACTAACAATAGATTGGTTTAGTAAATATTTAAAGAATTAA
- a CDS encoding TolC family protein yields MKNKLLVIPLILLSFFLQAQEVVLVSKSDVISKVKENNNTIKMSQQDVLAAKGDFNQTNAVFLPNITASHTGISTTNPLMAFGSKLNQEILTQNDFNPALLNDPSTTRNFATKIEIQQPLINLDGFYQRKAAKSKMNAMTLKTERTVDYMSFEVEKSYMQLQLAYKGVAVLESALTAANEHKKIADNRFNQGFLQRADVLNVEVRVTEVKNQLQTAKSNVQNASNYVSFLMNDKNYVVYRPTDSLTVSNFNVDNKIISESRSDIKAMQLASEAYKAMNKADKMAFLPRLNAFGSYEMYDNKVFQGDANGYLIGAQLSWDLFKGSKRFGKAQKSKAEFEKSKLAYNEYVSKSNLEFNKVKRQLLDAKNRLNLTDLAVQQSKESLRIRKNRFKEGLEKTSDLLMAETKYAQKQLEYYQTVFEYNFTQTYLEFLTKE; encoded by the coding sequence ATGAAAAATAAATTATTAGTGATACCATTAATATTACTTTCTTTCTTTTTACAAGCACAAGAAGTAGTATTGGTATCTAAAAGTGACGTTATTTCTAAAGTAAAAGAAAATAACAACACAATTAAAATGTCTCAACAAGATGTTTTGGCTGCAAAAGGAGATTTTAACCAAACAAACGCAGTGTTTTTACCTAACATTACAGCAAGTCATACAGGTATTTCTACAACAAATCCATTAATGGCTTTTGGGTCTAAATTGAATCAGGAAATTTTAACACAAAACGATTTTAATCCTGCATTATTGAATGATCCAAGTACCACTAGAAACTTTGCAACTAAGATAGAAATTCAGCAACCGCTTATTAATTTAGATGGCTTTTATCAAAGAAAAGCAGCAAAATCTAAAATGAATGCAATGACTTTAAAAACAGAAAGAACGGTAGATTATATGTCTTTTGAAGTTGAAAAATCATACATGCAATTGCAGTTAGCTTATAAAGGTGTAGCTGTTTTAGAGAGCGCTTTAACAGCAGCAAATGAGCACAAAAAAATAGCAGACAATCGTTTTAATCAAGGTTTTTTACAACGTGCAGATGTTTTAAATGTTGAAGTACGAGTTACAGAGGTTAAAAATCAGTTACAAACTGCAAAAAGTAACGTGCAAAATGCGTCTAATTACGTATCATTTTTAATGAATGATAAAAATTATGTGGTTTACAGACCAACAGACAGTTTAACGGTTTCTAATTTTAATGTTGATAACAAGATTATTTCTGAAAGCAGATCTGATATTAAAGCAATGCAATTAGCATCTGAAGCTTATAAAGCAATGAATAAAGCTGATAAAATGGCTTTTTTACCACGTTTAAATGCTTTTGGGAGTTATGAAATGTATGATAACAAAGTGTTTCAGGGTGATGCAAATGGATATTTAATTGGCGCACAATTAAGTTGGGATTTATTTAAAGGTTCTAAACGTTTTGGAAAAGCGCAAAAAAGTAAAGCTGAATTTGAGAAGTCTAAGTTAGCGTATAATGAATATGTTTCTAAAAGTAATCTAGAGTTTAACAAAGTGAAGCGTCAATTATTAGATGCAAAAAACAGGTTAAACTTAACAGATTTAGCAGTGCAACAATCTAAAGAATCTTTAAGGATCCGTAAAAACAGATTTAAAGAAGGTCTAGAAAAAACGTCTGATTTGTTAATGGCAGAAACAAAATATGCACAAAAGCAATTAGAGTATTATCAAACCGTATTTGAATACAATTTCACGCAAACTTATTTAGAATTTTTAACCAAAGAATGA
- a CDS encoding SGNH/GDSL hydrolase family protein has product MNLGKENSTISEAIKKYNDFAKLFFNKNNITFLNITDITQQGLANPTLVASDGLHPSKEAYSKFVERLVPIVLEKLGLK; this is encoded by the coding sequence ATCAATTTAGGAAAAGAAAATTCAACAATTTCTGAAGCAATAAAAAAGTATAATGATTTTGCAAAGTTATTCTTTAATAAAAATAACATAACTTTTTTAAACATTACTGATATCACTCAACAAGGATTAGCAAATCCTACATTAGTTGCAAGTGATGGTCTTCACCCTTCTAAGGAAGCGTATTCTAAATTTGTAGAAAGACTTGTTCCAATCGTTTTAGAAAAATTAGGTTTAAAATAG
- a CDS encoding universal stress protein gives MKKILHATDYSVNAISALKYAISLSKKLNTSLFVIHVFDFPTIFDKELKEPYTNLEEKTYITQQNKLIKFCNKHYEGDLDALDICFEAIENKSIVNGIIKKAKKLEADLIITGTKSEKMFKELLLGNTSKQLIEKAPCPVLTIPKEHNIKSINTIVYASDFEENDICAIYDLVNIAKSYDANIKIVHISSDHDKEVEKKTAWFLELLKEKIKYNKIDTDIIYSNTIFSTLKKYLADENADMVTMLERNSKGIMKTLFHVDLVKKMETSSTIPLMSFNENWL, from the coding sequence ATGAAAAAAATATTACACGCAACTGATTATTCAGTAAATGCAATTTCTGCATTAAAATATGCGATTAGTTTAAGTAAAAAATTAAATACGAGTTTGTTTGTAATTCATGTTTTTGATTTTCCTACAATTTTTGATAAAGAACTAAAAGAACCCTATACCAATCTTGAAGAAAAGACTTACATAACGCAACAAAATAAATTGATTAAATTTTGTAATAAACATTATGAAGGTGATTTAGATGCGCTAGATATCTGTTTTGAAGCTATTGAAAATAAGTCTATTGTAAATGGAATTATTAAAAAAGCAAAAAAACTAGAGGCAGATTTGATAATTACAGGTACAAAAAGTGAAAAGATGTTTAAAGAACTTCTTTTAGGAAACACGTCAAAACAACTTATAGAAAAAGCACCTTGCCCTGTATTAACAATACCAAAAGAGCACAATATAAAAAGTATTAATACAATTGTTTACGCATCAGATTTTGAAGAGAATGATATTTGTGCAATTTACGATTTAGTAAATATTGCCAAGTCTTATGATGCTAACATAAAAATAGTTCATATTTCTTCAGATCATGACAAAGAAGTAGAAAAGAAAACAGCTTGGTTTTTAGAGTTGTTAAAAGAAAAAATTAAATACAATAAGATTGATACTGATATAATTTACTCTAATACTATTTTTAGTACTTTAAAAAAGTATTTAGCGGATGAAAATGCGGATATGGTAACAATGTTGGAACGAAACTCAAAAGGTATTATGAAAACGCTTTTTCATGTAGATTTAGTAAAAAAAATGGAGACCTCAAGTACTATTCCTTTAATGAGTTTTAATGAAAATTGGTTATAA
- a CDS encoding acyl-CoA dehydrogenase family protein — translation MKADLFQAPDYYQIDDLLSEEHKLVRDAARDWVKRDVSPIIEEYAQRAEFPKQIIGGLAEIGAFGPYIPEEYGGAGLDQISYGLIMQEIERGDSGVRSTASVQSSLVMYPIYKYGNEEQRKKYLPKLASGEWMGCFGLTEPNHGSNPSGMETKFKDMGDHYLLNGAKMWISNAPFAQVAVVWAKNEEGRIHGLIVERGMEGFSTPETHNKWSLRASATGELIFDNVKVPKENLLPNKSGLGAPLGCLDSARFGIAWGAIGAAMDCYDTALRYSKERIQFGKPIGQFQLQQKKLAEMITEITKAQLLAWRLGTLKNEGKATSGQISMAKRNNVDMAIKIAREARQMLGGMGITGEYSIMRHMMNLESVITYEGTHDVHLLITGLDITGLNAFK, via the coding sequence ATGAAAGCAGATTTATTTCAAGCCCCAGATTATTATCAAATAGATGATTTACTTTCAGAAGAACATAAATTAGTAAGAGATGCTGCCAGAGATTGGGTAAAACGTGATGTTTCTCCAATTATTGAAGAATATGCGCAACGTGCAGAATTCCCAAAACAAATTATTGGTGGATTAGCAGAAATTGGTGCTTTTGGCCCATATATTCCAGAAGAATATGGAGGCGCAGGTTTAGACCAAATTTCTTATGGTTTAATTATGCAAGAAATTGAACGTGGAGATTCTGGTGTCCGTTCTACTGCTTCTGTTCAATCTTCTTTGGTTATGTATCCTATTTATAAATACGGAAACGAAGAACAACGTAAAAAATATTTACCAAAACTGGCTTCTGGCGAATGGATGGGATGTTTTGGTTTAACAGAACCAAATCATGGTTCTAACCCAAGTGGAATGGAAACTAAGTTTAAAGATATGGGAGATCATTACCTTTTAAACGGTGCAAAAATGTGGATTTCTAATGCGCCTTTTGCACAAGTGGCTGTAGTTTGGGCCAAAAATGAAGAAGGAAGAATCCATGGCTTAATTGTAGAACGTGGAATGGAAGGTTTTTCTACTCCAGAAACGCATAATAAATGGTCGCTTCGTGCTTCTGCAACTGGAGAATTAATTTTTGATAATGTAAAAGTGCCAAAAGAAAATTTATTACCTAATAAATCTGGACTTGGAGCTCCTTTAGGTTGCTTAGATTCTGCTCGTTTTGGAATTGCTTGGGGAGCAATTGGCGCTGCAATGGATTGTTATGATACTGCTTTAAGATATTCTAAAGAAAGAATTCAGTTTGGAAAACCTATTGGACAATTTCAATTACAACAAAAAAAATTGGCAGAAATGATTACCGAAATTACCAAAGCACAATTGTTAGCTTGGAGATTAGGAACTTTAAAAAATGAAGGAAAAGCAACTTCTGGTCAAATTTCTATGGCAAAACGTAATAATGTAGATATGGCAATAAAAATTGCTAGAGAAGCAAGACAAATGTTAGGCGGAATGGGAATTACAGGAGAATATTCTATTATGCGTCATATGATGAATTTAGAAAGTGTTATTACATATGAAGGCACACATGATGTACATTTATTAATTACTGGCTTAGATATAACTGGTTTAAATGCATTTAAATAA
- a CDS encoding DUF4405 domain-containing protein — MKKVVLNFSINATMAICMSFILGTGLLIKYILISGQERWVKYGSNVELYFLGMDRHEWGQIHFILGLVLIALLSVHIFLHWKSIKNVYKKLIKKSLTKKIGALLFLFFCLALIITPFFIEPKVEPIKKGNGRQVLVYDSFDSQYDLALKY, encoded by the coding sequence ATGAAAAAGGTTGTTTTAAATTTTTCAATTAATGCAACTATGGCAATCTGTATGTCTTTTATTCTTGGAACAGGTTTACTTATCAAATATATATTAATTTCTGGGCAAGAACGTTGGGTAAAATATGGTAGTAATGTAGAACTCTATTTTTTAGGAATGGATAGGCATGAATGGGGTCAAATTCATTTTATTTTAGGGCTTGTTTTAATTGCATTATTATCTGTACATATTTTTTTGCATTGGAAAAGTATTAAAAATGTTTATAAAAAACTCATCAAGAAATCTTTAACCAAAAAAATAGGAGCCTTACTTTTTTTATTTTTTTGTTTAGCGCTCATAATAACGCCATTCTTTATTGAACCAAAAGTTGAACCAATTAAAAAAGGAAATGGAAGACAGGTACTTGTTTACGATAGTTTTGATAGCCAATATGATTTAGCTTTAAAGTATTAA
- a CDS encoding efflux RND transporter permease subunit: MKEGLAGKIAKVFIGSKLTILLMIVFMVVGVYSSFLIPREEEPQIDVPIADIFVGYPGASPTEVESRVVKPLEKLISNIKGVEYVYSTSMKEKAMVIVQFYVGEDIERSFVKLYNEINKHMDQMPKGVTFPLVKTRAIDDVPMLGLTLWSENYNDYQLSQMAEELETEIKKVNDVSITHKIGGRNRQLRVVLDKDKLAASGLDFLSVSEMIKANNTQLSAGSFDKNDTEFLVNTGNFLASAKDVENLVVGVQQNQPIYLKQIATIIDGPEVPQKYVSLGFGQASGKSQTYKSEYPAVTISVAKRKGADAMKIAEVILDRVAHLRTTLIPDDVHVEVTRNYGETASHKVSELLLHLIGSIFAVTLVVMLAMGWRGGLVVFLSVPITFALTLLSYYMLDYTLNRITLFALVFVTGIVVDDSIIIAENMHRHFKMKRLPFKQAALYAINEVGNPTILATFTVIASVLPMAFVSGLMGPYMAPMPIGASIAMILSLFVALTITPYLGYIFLREKDKKGAAQKPEKPLEETLIYKIYNKFERPLLENKTRRWAFLGGTFIVLMATMVLFFTKSVAVKMLPFDNKNEFQVVIDMPEGTTLERTAVVTQEIAQYLSTRPEVMNYQNYIGTSAPITFNGLVRHYDLRGGSNMADIQVNLIDKGERDIQSHGIAKLLRPEIQKIAAKYNANVKLVEVPPGPPVMSTIVAEVYGPDYSEQMKIANQVQGILKNTADVVDVDWMVENDQIEYQFVINKEKAMLYGVAPQQIAYTMNMALSNSAITNLYDENAVNQVGLVLSLAEKEKSTISDISQLKVKSKLGNMVPIADLVEIKETIAAKSIYRKNQKRVVYVVADMAGELESPAYAILGMEEKLKEIKLPEGYKLNEMYLGQPDFEDDYTVKWDGEWQITLEVFRDLGIAFLGAIILIYILIVGWFQNFKAPIVMMVAIPLSLIGIILGHWIMGAFFTATSFIGMIALAGIMVRNSVLLIDFINLRLADGIPLKQAAIEAGAVRTTPILLTAGTVVIGAFVILFDPIFQGLAISLMGGTIVSTVLTLLVVPLVYYMIEKKNYK, translated from the coding sequence ATGAAAGAAGGTTTAGCAGGAAAAATAGCAAAAGTCTTTATAGGATCAAAGCTTACTATACTTTTAATGATCGTATTTATGGTTGTTGGTGTGTATAGTTCTTTTTTAATACCACGTGAAGAAGAGCCACAAATTGATGTGCCAATTGCAGATATTTTTGTTGGTTACCCAGGTGCAAGTCCTACAGAAGTTGAGTCTAGAGTTGTAAAACCTTTAGAGAAATTAATTTCTAATATTAAAGGTGTAGAGTATGTGTATTCTACTTCTATGAAGGAAAAAGCAATGGTAATTGTACAGTTTTATGTGGGTGAAGATATTGAGCGCTCGTTTGTGAAATTATACAATGAAATTAATAAACATATGGATCAAATGCCAAAAGGTGTTACGTTTCCGTTGGTTAAAACACGTGCTATTGATGATGTGCCAATGTTGGGTTTAACGTTGTGGAGTGAAAACTACAATGATTACCAATTAAGCCAAATGGCGGAAGAATTAGAAACTGAAATTAAGAAAGTAAATGATGTTTCTATTACGCATAAAATTGGTGGAAGAAACAGACAATTACGTGTGGTTTTAGATAAGGATAAATTAGCTGCTAGTGGGTTAGATTTCTTGTCGGTTTCAGAAATGATCAAAGCCAATAATACGCAATTAAGTGCTGGTAGTTTTGATAAAAATGACACAGAATTTCTTGTAAATACGGGTAATTTTTTAGCTTCTGCAAAAGATGTTGAGAATTTGGTAGTTGGTGTACAACAAAATCAACCTATTTATTTAAAACAAATTGCTACAATTATTGATGGACCAGAAGTGCCACAAAAATACGTGTCTTTAGGTTTTGGACAAGCAAGTGGTAAATCTCAAACGTACAAATCTGAATATCCAGCAGTAACAATTTCTGTAGCCAAAAGAAAAGGTGCAGATGCTATGAAAATTGCTGAGGTTATTCTTGATAGAGTAGCGCATTTAAGAACAACTTTAATACCAGATGATGTTCATGTAGAAGTTACCAGAAATTACGGAGAAACAGCTTCACATAAAGTGTCAGAATTACTGTTACACCTTATAGGTTCTATTTTTGCTGTTACTTTAGTAGTAATGTTAGCGATGGGTTGGCGTGGTGGATTGGTTGTGTTTTTGTCCGTACCCATTACGTTTGCTTTAACATTGTTGAGTTACTATATGTTAGATTATACGTTGAATAGAATTACGCTTTTTGCTTTAGTATTTGTAACCGGTATTGTGGTTGATGATTCTATTATAATTGCAGAAAATATGCACAGGCATTTTAAAATGAAACGCTTGCCTTTTAAACAAGCTGCTTTATATGCAATTAACGAAGTTGGTAACCCAACAATTTTAGCAACATTTACAGTAATAGCTTCCGTTTTACCAATGGCTTTTGTATCTGGTTTAATGGGTCCTTATATGGCACCAATGCCAATTGGAGCTTCTATTGCAATGATTTTGTCATTATTTGTAGCATTAACAATAACCCCTTATTTAGGATATATTTTCTTAAGAGAAAAAGATAAAAAAGGAGCAGCACAAAAACCTGAAAAACCATTAGAAGAAACGCTTATTTATAAAATTTATAACAAATTTGAAAGACCTTTATTAGAAAATAAAACGAGAAGATGGGCTTTTTTAGGAGGGACTTTTATTGTTTTAATGGCAACAATGGTTTTATTTTTTACAAAATCTGTTGCAGTTAAAATGTTACCTTTTGATAATAAAAATGAATTTCAAGTTGTAATAGATATGCCAGAAGGCACAACATTAGAACGTACAGCAGTTGTTACACAAGAAATTGCTCAGTACTTATCTACAAGGCCAGAAGTAATGAATTATCAGAATTATATTGGTACTTCTGCTCCCATAACTTTTAACGGTTTAGTGCGTCATTATGATTTACGTGGTGGAAGTAATATGGCCGATATTCAAGTTAATTTGATTGATAAAGGTGAACGAGATATTCAAAGTCATGGAATTGCAAAATTATTAAGGCCAGAAATTCAGAAAATAGCAGCAAAATACAATGCAAATGTAAAGTTGGTAGAAGTTCCTCCTGGACCACCAGTAATGTCAACAATTGTTGCTGAAGTTTATGGGCCAGATTATAGTGAGCAAATGAAAATAGCAAATCAAGTTCAGGGTATTCTTAAAAACACAGCAGATGTAGTAGATGTAGATTGGATGGTTGAAAATGATCAAATAGAATATCAATTTGTAATAAACAAAGAAAAAGCAATGTTGTATGGAGTTGCACCGCAGCAAATTGCATATACAATGAATATGGCTTTATCTAACAGTGCAATCACAAATTTATATGATGAAAATGCTGTAAATCAAGTTGGTTTGGTTTTGAGTTTAGCTGAAAAAGAGAAATCTACAATTTCTGATATTTCTCAATTAAAAGTAAAATCGAAACTTGGAAACATGGTTCCTATTGCAGATTTAGTTGAAATTAAAGAAACGATTGCGGCAAAAAGTATTTATAGAAAAAACCAAAAACGTGTTGTTTATGTAGTTGCAGATATGGCTGGAGAACTAGAAAGTCCTGCATATGCAATTTTAGGAATGGAAGAAAAGTTGAAAGAAATTAAACTTCCAGAAGGTTATAAGTTAAATGAAATGTATTTAGGGCAGCCAGATTTTGAAGATGATTATACTGTTAAATGGGATGGAGAATGGCAAATTACCTTAGAAGTATTTAGAGATTTAGGAATCGCCTTTTTAGGAGCTATTATCTTGATTTATATTTTGATTGTAGGATGGTTTCAAAACTTTAAAGCACCAATTGTAATGATGGTTGCCATACCGTTATCATTGATAGGGATAATTTTAGGACACTGGATTATGGGGGCATTTTTTACTGCAACATCATTTATTGGAATGATTGCATTAGCAGGAATTATGGTGAGAAATTCTGTTTTATTAATCGATTTTATCAATTTAAGATTAGCAGACGGAATTCCATTAAAACAAGCAGCAATTGAAGCGGGTGCAGTTAGAACTACACCAATTTTATTAACTGCAGGTACCGTTGTAATTGGAGCATTTGTAATTCTATTTGATCCAATTTTTCAAGGATTAGCAATTTCTTTAATGGGTGGTACAATTGTTTCAACGGTATTAACTTTATTGGTTGTGCCATTGGTCTATTATATGATAGAGAAGAAAAATTATAAATAA
- a CDS encoding efflux RND transporter periplasmic adaptor subunit, whose product MKKYIYIITLISTSLFITSCGSEDKKVVDNSPVINVKVNKVELNNNSQFLPVSGKIQATNSADLSTRMMGYVEKVHVNVGDKVKKGQLLVSINNTDLQAKKGQVNAGIAKAKATFNNAEKNYNRFKNLFASTSVTQKEMDDMTANYETAKAGLESANQMKNEINAQFAYSNITAPFSGVITSKNVENGDMANPGMPLISLETPKEFEVMAMVPETEISQIKKGTIVNVLVKSIDKNILGKVSEVSTSAKNTGGQYLVKIDLEKTDVNILSGMFSTVQFPVERKVKSALVLIPKEAIVTNGQLSGVYTTSESNKALLRWLRLGRTYGNKVEVLSGLNSDESYIISAEGKLFNGAKISIQ is encoded by the coding sequence ATGAAAAAATATATTTACATCATTACGTTAATTTCTACATCATTATTTATTACTAGTTGTGGTAGTGAAGACAAGAAAGTAGTAGATAATTCGCCAGTAATTAATGTTAAAGTTAACAAAGTTGAATTAAATAATAACAGTCAGTTTTTGCCTGTAAGTGGTAAGATACAAGCAACAAATAGTGCTGATTTAAGTACTAGAATGATGGGTTATGTGGAGAAAGTTCATGTAAATGTTGGTGATAAAGTTAAAAAAGGTCAATTATTAGTTTCTATAAATAATACCGATTTACAAGCTAAAAAAGGACAGGTAAATGCAGGAATTGCAAAAGCTAAAGCTACGTTTAATAATGCTGAAAAAAATTACAATCGTTTTAAAAATTTATTTGCAAGCACTAGTGTTACTCAAAAAGAAATGGATGACATGACTGCTAATTATGAAACGGCAAAAGCGGGTTTAGAATCTGCAAATCAAATGAAAAATGAAATTAATGCCCAATTTGCATATTCTAATATTACAGCGCCTTTTAGTGGTGTAATTACAAGTAAGAATGTAGAAAATGGAGATATGGCAAATCCTGGAATGCCTTTAATTAGTTTGGAAACGCCAAAAGAGTTTGAAGTGATGGCAATGGTGCCAGAAACTGAAATTTCACAAATTAAAAAAGGAACAATAGTTAATGTGTTAGTAAAATCGATTGACAAAAATATTTTAGGAAAAGTGAGCGAAGTAAGTACTTCTGCTAAAAATACGGGAGGACAATATTTAGTAAAAATAGATTTAGAAAAAACGGATGTAAATATTTTATCTGGAATGTTTTCAACAGTTCAATTTCCAGTAGAGAGAAAAGTAAAATCAGCATTGGTTTTAATTCCTAAAGAAGCAATTGTTACAAATGGGCAATTATCTGGTGTTTACACAACAAGTGAAAGTAATAAAGCTTTGTTGCGTTGGTTGAGATTAGGTAGAACTTATGGAAATAAAGTTGAGGTTTTATCGGGTTTAAATTCTGATGAATCTTACATAATTTCTGCGGAAGGAAAATTATTTAACGGAGCAAAAATAAGTATTCAGTAA
- a CDS encoding DUF2892 domain-containing protein produces MLNKYFRVLVGAFILLSVVLTVYVNENWMWFTVFIGLNMIQSAFTKWCLLETILIKLGVKK; encoded by the coding sequence ATGTTAAATAAATATTTTAGAGTTTTAGTAGGTGCGTTTATTTTATTAAGTGTTGTATTAACAGTATATGTGAATGAAAATTGGATGTGGTTTACTGTATTTATTGGTTTAAATATGATTCAATCTGCATTTACAAAATGGTGTTTATTGGAAACTATTTTAATAAAATTAGGAGTTAAAAAGTAA
- a CDS encoding M48 family metallopeptidase: protein MKDILTGLLVLLSLTVFSQQTSWEKWELESKTDIRLLPKYGNVEKTKKQKEADKILIETMLKHDSSLKKASNRFINLGFQFLYKNDIKTAMYRFNQAYVLDSTNTDIYWGFGAIYMSLGQYEKAKEQYEEGLKITPDNTRILTDYGTYFMWQHAALIPTDKEKAMIKLDSAMTYMSKSYNLDASYQQTTFKLSILYLTKGDCNNAWKYYDECKSLGGQIIIEAYTKDLQRECKRKKK, encoded by the coding sequence ATGAAAGATATTTTAACAGGCTTATTGGTATTATTATCATTAACTGTTTTTTCGCAACAAACATCTTGGGAAAAATGGGAATTGGAATCTAAAACAGACATTAGATTACTACCAAAATATGGTAATGTGGAAAAAACTAAAAAGCAAAAAGAGGCTGATAAAATATTGATAGAAACTATGCTTAAACATGATTCCTCTCTTAAAAAAGCGTCTAATCGTTTCATAAATTTAGGTTTTCAATTTTTATATAAAAATGATATAAAAACGGCAATGTACAGATTTAATCAAGCCTACGTGCTTGACTCAACCAATACAGATATTTACTGGGGATTTGGCGCAATCTATATGTCTTTAGGACAATACGAAAAAGCAAAAGAACAGTATGAAGAAGGACTTAAAATCACCCCTGATAACACACGTATTTTGACTGATTATGGTACTTATTTTATGTGGCAACACGCTGCTTTAATACCAACAGATAAAGAAAAGGCAATGATTAAATTGGATTCTGCCATGACGTATATGTCTAAATCTTATAACCTCGATGCGTCTTACCAACAAACAACATTTAAGCTATCAATACTATATTTGACTAAAGGTGATTGTAATAATGCTTGGAAGTATTATGATGAATGTAAATCATTAGGAGGTCAAATTATTATAGAGGCATATACAAAAGATTTACAAAGGGAATGTAAACGAAAAAAGAAATAA
- a CDS encoding phosphoribosyltransferase, translating into MFRDRIEAAELLVKKLIHLKDKNVVVLAIPRGGLPLGYVISKELNVPLDIVLTKKIGHPTNKEYAIGAVSLKNSVLGYGSESVSEEYLISEIDSVRETLKKRLQKFYTNVSPQNLKGKTVIIVDDGIATGNTILVTIELVQNENPAKIIVAVPVAPPSAIQKLKRSPYLDEVICLEQPYDFNAVGNYYDDFNEVSDNEAIYLLEEANSTLKKMLQ; encoded by the coding sequence ATGTTTAGAGATAGAATTGAGGCTGCAGAATTACTTGTAAAAAAATTAATTCATTTAAAAGATAAAAATGTTGTTGTTTTAGCCATTCCTAGAGGAGGTCTTCCTTTAGGTTATGTAATTTCAAAAGAGTTAAATGTACCTTTAGATATTGTTTTAACAAAGAAAATTGGACATCCTACTAACAAAGAATATGCAATAGGTGCTGTAAGTTTAAAAAATTCTGTTTTAGGTTATGGTTCTGAAAGTGTTTCAGAAGAATATCTTATTAGCGAAATAGATAGCGTTCGAGAAACTTTAAAAAAGAGACTTCAAAAATTTTATACAAATGTTTCTCCTCAAAACCTTAAAGGCAAAACTGTAATTATTGTTGATGACGGTATTGCTACAGGTAATACTATTTTGGTTACAATAGAATTAGTTCAAAATGAAAATCCTGCTAAAATAATTGTTGCAGTTCCAGTTGCTCCACCATCAGCAATTCAAAAACTAAAACGTTCTCCTTATTTAGATGAAGTTATTTGTCTTGAACAACCGTATGATTTTAATGCGGTAGGAAATTATTATGACGATTTTAATGAAGTTAGTGATAATGAGGCAATTTATTTGTTAGAAGAAGCCAATAGTACCTTAAAAAAAATGCTGCAATAA